A section of the Malaclemys terrapin pileata isolate rMalTer1 chromosome 15, rMalTer1.hap1, whole genome shotgun sequence genome encodes:
- the POU2AF1 gene encoding POU domain class 2-associating factor 1, giving the protein MHWQKSSASEHQQQPRPYQGVRVKEPVKELLKRKRGNIIHSVNAAAATTVVLPHQPLPSYSPIGQPCIDMDVTASSLPVTDEGALCSGWLSQPSPATLQPLTQWTTYPDYMSHEAVSCPYTADMYVQPMCPSYTLVGPSSVLTYASQPLITNFAPRSTTPAVVPQLEVTDQQSPLTYFPWAQPISALPASTLQYQPASSSLPGPQFVPLPISIPEPAPQELEDARRVISTLPIEKLLLEDEDNDTYVLNHTLSVEGL; this is encoded by the exons CTTCTGCTTCAGAGCATCAGCAGCAGCCACGACCCTATCAAGGTGTCCGTGTCAAAGAACCGGTGAAGGAGCTACTGAAGAGGAAACGTGGGAACATCATTCATAGTGTTAATGCAGCTGCAGCGACAACG GTTGTTTTGCCCCATCAGCCACTTCCGTCCTATTCACCAATTG GCCAGCCTTGCATTGATATGGATGTTACTGCCTCTTCGTTGCCAGTTACCGACGAAGGGGCATTATGTTCTGGTTGGCTCTCTCAGCCTTCTCCTGCTACCCTACAGCCCTTAACCCAGTGGACAACTTACCCAGATTATATGTCACATGAAGCAGTCAGCTGTCCATACACAGCAGACATGTATGTTCAGCCTATGTGTCCCAGTTATACACTTGTTGGACCCTCTTCAGTTCTGACTTACGCATCCCAGCCGCTGATCACCAATTTTGCG CCAAGAAGCACCACTCCAGCTGTTGTGCCGCAGCTGGAGGTGACAGACCAGCAATCCCCTCTTACCTATTTCCCATGGGCTCAGCCCATTTCTGCATTACCAGCATCTACCCTGCAGTATCAGCCGGCTTCATCCTCACTTCCTGGGCCACAGTTCGTTCCACTTCCCATTTCAATTccagagccagccccacaggAACTCGAGGATGCAAGAAGAGTGATCAGCACTCTGCCCATTGAAAAGCTACTTCTAGAAGATGAAGACAATGATACGTATGTTTTAAATCACACTCTCTCTGTTGAAGGGCTTTAA